A single window of Mycobacteriales bacterium DNA harbors:
- the rplI gene encoding 50S ribosomal protein L9 — MKLILTQDVSGLGAPGDVVEVAAGYGRNYLVPQGMAIQSTRGAEKQIATIRRAREVREVRDLGAANEMKAQLSGLQVRLPARSGEAGRLFGSVTSSDVVEAVTKAGGPKLDRRLVTLAAPIKSLGNHTVNVKVHPEVEATIALEVVAAK, encoded by the coding sequence ATGAAGCTCATCCTCACGCAGGACGTCTCCGGTCTCGGTGCGCCCGGCGACGTGGTCGAGGTGGCGGCGGGCTACGGCCGCAACTACCTCGTCCCGCAGGGCATGGCGATCCAGTCCACCCGCGGCGCGGAGAAGCAGATCGCGACCATCCGCCGGGCCCGCGAGGTGCGCGAGGTCCGCGACCTCGGTGCCGCCAACGAGATGAAGGCGCAGTTGTCGGGCCTGCAGGTCCGGCTGCCCGCCCGCTCCGGCGAGGCCGGCCGGCTGTTCGGATCGGTGACCTCCAGCGACGTGGTCGAGGCCGTCACGAAGGCCGGCGGCCCGAAGCTGGACCGCCGCCTGGTGACGCTGGCCGCGCCGATCAAGTCGCTCGGCAATCACACCGTCAACGTGAAGGTGCACCCCGAGGTCGAGGCGACGATCGCCCTCGAGGTCGTTGCCGCGAAGTAG
- a CDS encoding glycosyltransferase family 39 protein produces MIAGVLSGPLWLDEVISVEIARLPLPDLYAALRQDGAPPLYYLLLKAWMTLVGTGTVAVRLLTALLVPVALLLAWRLGSRLDGRAGGRAAVIVLATLPWLMRFGSETRMYLLVVVLVLSGALALHTVRTTASRRAVLTLAALAGLLLLTHYWSLFLLTAVGLLHLPGLVRRRGDAVRVVLALGVGGLLFLPWAPTFLFQAAHTGAPWAAPLTVAEFLRTPRYWGGGSVTFRTLLGLLLVPLAVWAAFRQPAARLLGGVALLTLLLAWTTVFFGGGAYTGRYTAVAVPLVVVGAALGAAALPGRRLPLVALGLVAVLGISSGIPAAARTRTVAGGVVEAFRAAGGGPGDLLAYCPDQLAPPVWRLLDEQVEQVVYPSFGDPRRIDWVDYTARQQAADPRAFAQQLSERAGHRPVFVLAAPHYRTFEGQCEALLFSLGVLRRAGQQVYSETGRRAQILYRFAAS; encoded by the coding sequence GTGATCGCCGGAGTGCTCTCCGGACCGCTGTGGCTCGACGAGGTGATCAGCGTCGAGATCGCCCGGTTGCCGCTGCCCGATCTGTACGCCGCGCTGCGGCAGGACGGCGCGCCGCCGCTCTACTACCTGCTGCTCAAGGCGTGGATGACCCTCGTCGGCACCGGCACGGTCGCCGTCCGGCTGCTCACGGCGCTGCTCGTACCGGTGGCGCTGCTGCTGGCCTGGAGACTGGGCTCCCGGCTCGACGGCCGCGCCGGCGGACGCGCGGCCGTGATCGTGCTGGCCACGCTGCCCTGGCTGATGCGGTTCGGTTCCGAGACCCGGATGTACCTGCTGGTCGTGGTGCTCGTGCTGAGCGGTGCGCTCGCCCTGCACACGGTGCGGACCACCGCCTCACGCCGCGCGGTGCTGACGCTCGCGGCTCTGGCCGGGCTGCTGCTGCTGACGCACTACTGGTCGCTGTTCCTGCTCACGGCGGTCGGTCTGCTCCACCTGCCGGGGCTGGTCCGGCGGCGGGGTGACGCTGTCCGGGTCGTGCTGGCCCTCGGGGTCGGGGGGCTGCTCTTTCTGCCCTGGGCGCCGACCTTCCTCTTCCAGGCCGCGCACACGGGCGCACCCTGGGCAGCTCCGCTGACCGTGGCGGAGTTCCTCCGTACGCCGCGCTACTGGGGCGGTGGGTCGGTGACCTTCCGCACGCTGCTGGGCTTGCTCCTGGTCCCACTGGCGGTGTGGGCGGCCTTCCGACAGCCGGCGGCCCGGCTGCTCGGGGGGGTCGCGCTGCTCACCCTGCTGCTCGCCTGGACGACGGTCTTCTTCGGAGGCGGCGCCTACACCGGCCGGTACACGGCGGTGGCCGTCCCGCTGGTGGTCGTGGGGGCCGCTCTCGGCGCCGCCGCGCTGCCCGGCCGGCGGCTGCCCCTGGTCGCCCTGGGGCTGGTCGCCGTGCTCGGGATCAGCTCCGGCATCCCGGCCGCCGCGCGTACCCGTACCGTCGCCGGCGGCGTCGTCGAGGCCTTCCGCGCGGCAGGCGGAGGACCGGGGGACCTGCTGGCCTACTGCCCCGACCAGCTCGCTCCGCCGGTCTGGCGGCTGCTCGACGAGCAGGTCGAGCAGGTCGTCTACCCCAGCTTCGGCGACCCGCGGCGGATCGACTGGGTGGACTACACCGCCCGCCAGCAGGCGGCGGACCCGCGGGCGTTCGCGCAGCAACTCTCCGAGCGGGCGGGCCACCGGCCGGTCTTCGTGCTGGCCGCACCGCACTACCGCACCTTCGAAGGTCAGTGCGAGGCGCTGCTGTTCTCGCTCGGCGTGCTGCGGCGGGCCGGCCAGCAGGTGTACAGCGAGACCGGCCGGAGAGCCCAGATCCTCTACCGCTTCGCTGCGTCCTGA
- a CDS encoding deoxyribonuclease IV, with protein MLAIGAHVDAADPLGEGRARGADLVQFFCGDPQSWKKAVVPEALSHDRAAGTAGLDLYVHAPYIVNLASTNNKIRIPSRAILLDHAQAAASLGARGLIVHGGHVGKGDDPRVGVQNWVKAFERSSWAEAGTPLPILVENTAGGEHAMARHLDALARLWDGIGGFPGVGFCLDTCHAHAGGEQLLDLVDRITSITGRIDLVHCNDSRDAFGSGADRHANLGKGQIDRELLLAVVAAAGAPVVCETPGGLEGQASDIAYLRNNLPT; from the coding sequence ATGCTCGCGATCGGTGCCCATGTCGACGCCGCCGACCCGCTGGGCGAGGGGCGGGCGCGTGGTGCGGACCTCGTCCAGTTCTTCTGTGGCGACCCGCAGAGCTGGAAGAAGGCGGTCGTTCCCGAGGCGCTGAGCCACGACCGGGCAGCCGGCACAGCGGGTCTGGACCTGTACGTGCACGCGCCATACATCGTCAACCTCGCGTCGACCAACAACAAGATCCGGATCCCGTCGCGCGCGATCCTGCTCGACCACGCGCAGGCGGCGGCGTCCCTCGGCGCCCGCGGTCTGATCGTCCACGGCGGGCACGTCGGCAAGGGCGACGATCCACGGGTCGGCGTCCAGAACTGGGTGAAGGCGTTCGAGCGGTCCTCCTGGGCGGAGGCCGGCACCCCCCTGCCGATCCTGGTCGAGAACACCGCCGGCGGCGAGCACGCCATGGCGCGACATCTGGATGCGCTGGCCCGGCTGTGGGACGGCATCGGCGGCTTCCCCGGAGTCGGCTTCTGCCTGGACACCTGCCACGCGCATGCCGGTGGTGAGCAGCTCCTCGACCTGGTGGACCGGATCACGTCCATCACCGGCCGGATCGACCTCGTGCACTGCAACGACTCGCGCGACGCCTTCGGCAGCGGCGCAGACCGGCACGCCAACCTCGGCAAGGGGCAGATCGATCGCGAGCTGCTGCTGGCGGTCGTCGCGGCGGCCGGCGCACCGGTGGTCTGCGAGACGCCGGGTGGGCTCGAAGGGCAGGCGTCCGACATCGCCTACCTGCGAAACAACCTGCCGACGTGA
- a CDS encoding NAD(P)/FAD-dependent oxidoreductase, which yields MTTAPARTGNDPVVVVGAGPAGLTAALRLRQAGLQTTVVEAGDSVGGISRTVERDGWRFDLGGHRFFTKVPEVEAFWHEVLPDEDFLMRPRLSRILYRGKLFDYPLKPFNALFGLGVLEAIRCVLSYALVRVRPPKDQSNFEGWVAARFGWRLYRIFFKTYTEKVWGVPATDIQADWAAQRIKNLSLLNAITSAFGFGKGQKITTLIEEFQYPRLGPGMMWERCRDLVIGLGGKLRMSAPVARVEHAGGRAHTVVLASGERLPASAVVSSMPMPELVRAMDPPAPPAVLAAADGLAFRDFLTVALVVPASAGFPDNWIYIHEPGVRVGRVQNFGSWSPQLVKDGFTCLGLEYFVSEGDDLWESSDEDLVALGKAELETLKLVTSGQVEAGYVVRVPKAYPVYDEGYAERVDVLRGWLAETAPNVHPVGRNGMHRYNNQDHSMLTAMLAVENIAHGARHDVWTVNVEEDYHETMASDADVYPTSADGPSSTAASRTGRDAPILPRRPRDHEENAA from the coding sequence GTGACGACAGCACCGGCCCGTACCGGAAACGACCCCGTGGTGGTGGTCGGCGCCGGGCCCGCCGGCTTGACCGCCGCCCTGCGGCTGCGCCAGGCGGGCCTGCAGACGACGGTCGTGGAGGCCGGCGACAGCGTCGGCGGGATCAGCCGGACCGTGGAGCGCGACGGCTGGCGCTTCGACCTCGGCGGTCACCGTTTCTTCACCAAGGTGCCCGAGGTCGAGGCGTTCTGGCACGAGGTGCTGCCCGACGAGGACTTCCTCATGCGGCCGCGACTGTCCCGGATCCTCTACCGCGGGAAGCTGTTCGACTACCCGCTCAAGCCGTTCAACGCGCTGTTCGGCCTCGGGGTGCTGGAGGCCATCCGGTGCGTGCTGTCGTACGCGCTGGTCCGGGTGCGGCCGCCCAAGGACCAGAGCAACTTCGAGGGCTGGGTTGCTGCGCGGTTCGGCTGGCGGCTCTACCGGATCTTCTTCAAGACCTACACCGAGAAGGTGTGGGGCGTGCCGGCCACCGACATTCAGGCCGACTGGGCGGCGCAGCGGATCAAGAACCTGTCGCTGCTCAACGCGATCACCTCCGCCTTCGGGTTCGGCAAGGGTCAGAAGATCACGACGCTGATCGAGGAGTTCCAGTACCCGCGGCTGGGCCCTGGGATGATGTGGGAGCGCTGCCGCGACCTGGTGATCGGCCTGGGCGGGAAGCTGCGGATGTCGGCACCCGTGGCGCGGGTGGAGCACGCCGGCGGTCGGGCGCACACCGTCGTGCTCGCCTCCGGGGAGCGGCTGCCGGCCTCCGCGGTCGTCTCCTCGATGCCGATGCCCGAGCTGGTGCGGGCGATGGACCCGCCGGCGCCGCCCGCGGTGCTGGCGGCCGCCGACGGCCTGGCGTTCCGCGACTTCCTCACCGTCGCGCTCGTCGTCCCGGCGAGCGCCGGCTTCCCCGACAACTGGATCTACATCCACGAGCCCGGCGTACGGGTCGGACGGGTGCAGAACTTCGGATCCTGGTCGCCGCAGCTGGTCAAGGACGGTTTCACCTGCCTGGGCCTCGAATACTTCGTGTCCGAGGGCGACGACCTCTGGGAGTCCTCCGACGAGGACCTCGTCGCGCTCGGCAAGGCCGAGCTCGAGACGCTGAAGCTGGTCACCAGCGGCCAGGTCGAGGCGGGGTACGTCGTCCGCGTCCCGAAGGCCTACCCGGTCTACGACGAGGGTTACGCCGAGCGGGTCGACGTGCTGCGCGGCTGGCTGGCCGAGACCGCGCCGAACGTGCACCCGGTCGGCCGCAACGGCATGCACCGCTACAACAACCAGGACCACTCGATGCTCACGGCGATGCTGGCCGTCGAGAACATCGCGCACGGCGCCCGGCACGACGTGTGGACGGTCAACGTCGAGGAGGACTACCACGAGACGATGGCCTCCGACGCCGACGTCTACCCCACCTCGGCCGACGGCCCGTCCTCCACCGCCGCCTCCCGCACCGGACGGGACGCGCCGATCCTGCCTCGGCGCCCGCGGGACCACGAGGAGAACGCGGCCTGA
- a CDS encoding glycosyltransferase 87 family protein — protein MSEPSLDLTADPTSGPDRPGGLVLPSQEDPVVAGTANALGGPPGRHALLGERRFWTPLRWLILLTLVTSLFGWWQKSPCRVHAWADEYQYTRGCYTDVFALYFAEGLNQGKTPYADHPVEYPVVIGAVMQIAAKAVTVVEPDQRPRRFYDVTWAILTAGALVVVVTTVRLAGRRRPWDAAIFAFSPLLVLHGTTNWDLLAMALAGLGLVQWARRRPLAAGLLLGLATATKLYPVLFLVPLFALCLRARRIRAFLLTAVALVLTPVLVSLPVYLTSPSFAQIGNEQVPVAASPLDRIGEQGLAALSPHTTTTGPDGAPVTGINAAYRFFELNTTRPADWDAGWRLLEKALGHPLDQGLAPGEAPHTLNRGVALSLLFCLGLIVLLALKAPRRPRLMQLLFLTVFAFLLTNKVWSPQFSIWLVPLALLARPRWRPLLAWQAAEALVLFTRFYFFLTFGEDSDGIADGWYIAALGLRNVSLLVLVGFVVRDVLAPERDVVRAQGADDPAGGVLDGAPDRAAAWIGWRRSPVAP, from the coding sequence GTGAGCGAGCCCTCCCTGGACCTGACCGCCGATCCGACATCCGGTCCGGACCGCCCGGGTGGCCTGGTCCTGCCGTCGCAGGAGGACCCGGTGGTCGCCGGTACGGCCAACGCGCTGGGCGGTCCCCCGGGGCGGCACGCGCTGCTCGGCGAGCGCCGGTTCTGGACCCCGCTGCGCTGGCTGATCCTGCTGACGCTGGTGACCAGCCTGTTCGGCTGGTGGCAGAAGTCGCCCTGCCGGGTGCACGCCTGGGCGGACGAGTACCAGTACACCCGCGGCTGTTACACCGACGTGTTCGCGCTGTACTTCGCCGAGGGGCTGAACCAGGGCAAGACGCCGTACGCCGACCACCCGGTGGAGTACCCGGTCGTCATCGGCGCCGTCATGCAGATCGCCGCGAAGGCGGTCACCGTCGTCGAGCCGGACCAGCGGCCGCGCCGGTTCTACGACGTCACCTGGGCGATCCTGACCGCCGGTGCGCTCGTCGTCGTCGTGACCACCGTGCGGCTGGCGGGCCGACGCAGACCCTGGGACGCCGCGATCTTCGCGTTTTCCCCGCTGCTCGTGCTGCACGGCACGACCAACTGGGACCTCCTGGCGATGGCGCTGGCCGGGCTCGGACTCGTGCAGTGGGCCCGGCGCCGGCCGCTGGCCGCCGGTCTGCTGCTGGGGCTGGCCACCGCGACCAAGCTCTATCCGGTGCTGTTCCTGGTGCCGTTGTTCGCGCTGTGCCTGCGGGCCAGGCGGATCCGGGCGTTCCTGCTGACGGCCGTGGCGCTGGTGCTCACCCCGGTGCTGGTCAGCCTGCCCGTCTACCTGACCAGCCCGTCGTTCGCCCAGATCGGCAACGAGCAGGTCCCGGTGGCCGCCAGCCCGTTGGACCGGATCGGCGAGCAGGGACTGGCGGCGCTGTCGCCGCACACCACCACGACGGGCCCCGACGGCGCTCCGGTCACCGGCATCAACGCGGCGTACCGCTTCTTCGAGCTGAACACCACCCGCCCGGCCGACTGGGACGCCGGCTGGCGGCTGCTGGAGAAGGCGCTCGGGCACCCACTGGACCAGGGACTGGCGCCGGGCGAGGCGCCGCACACACTCAACCGCGGCGTGGCGCTGTCGCTGCTGTTCTGCCTCGGCCTCATCGTGCTGCTGGCGCTGAAGGCGCCGCGCCGGCCCCGGCTGATGCAGCTGCTGTTCCTCACGGTTTTCGCGTTCCTGTTGACGAACAAGGTGTGGAGCCCGCAGTTCTCGATCTGGCTGGTGCCGCTCGCGCTGCTTGCCCGGCCGCGCTGGCGGCCGCTGTTGGCCTGGCAGGCCGCCGAGGCGCTGGTGCTGTTCACCCGGTTCTACTTCTTCCTGACCTTCGGCGAGGACTCCGACGGCATCGCCGACGGGTGGTACATCGCGGCGCTCGGTCTGCGCAACGTCTCGCTGCTGGTCCTGGTCGGTTTCGTGGTCCGCGACGTCCTCGCCCCCGAGCGGGACGTCGTACGGGCGCAGGGTGCGGACGACCCGGCCGGCGGTGTGCTCGACGGCGCGCCGGACCGCGCCGCGGCGTGGATCGGCTGGCGACGGTCACCCGTCGCCCCCTGA
- a CDS encoding single-stranded DNA-binding protein, which yields MAGDTVITVVGNLTADPELRFTPSGAAVANFTVASTPRTFDKNSNEWKDGEALFLRCSVWRQAAENVAESLHKGTSVIVQGRLKQRSYETKEGEKRTVYELDVDEVGPALRWATAKVTKASRSSGGGGGGFGGGGGQSYGGGNAAPSGGDDPWASAPAGGAASSGGWSDEPPF from the coding sequence GTGGCAGGCGACACCGTCATCACCGTGGTCGGCAACCTCACCGCCGACCCCGAGCTGCGCTTCACCCCGAGCGGGGCAGCCGTCGCGAACTTCACCGTCGCGTCGACCCCCCGCACCTTCGACAAGAACTCCAACGAGTGGAAGGACGGCGAGGCGCTCTTCCTGCGCTGCTCCGTCTGGCGCCAGGCCGCCGAGAACGTCGCGGAGTCCCTGCACAAGGGCACCTCCGTGATCGTCCAGGGTCGCCTCAAGCAGCGCTCGTACGAGACGAAGGAAGGCGAGAAGCGGACGGTGTACGAGCTGGACGTCGACGAGGTCGGCCCAGCGCTGCGCTGGGCCACCGCGAAGGTCACCAAGGCCTCCCGCAGTAGCGGCGGCGGTGGTGGCGGCTTCGGCGGCGGCGGCGGGCAGTCCTACGGCGGCGGTAACGCGGCACCCAGCGGCGGTGACGACCCGTGGGCCAGCGCGCCCGCCGGGGGCGCCGCGAGCTCGGGCGGCTGGTCCGACGAGCCCCCCTTCTAA
- a CDS encoding glycosyltransferase 87 family protein — protein sequence MRLDARRSLALVLLSCALLTLAGYLLKAQCIGAYNELRDSHLCSNDIQVLYSGRGLVDKQFPYVEGGLVDGQIVGGTLEYPVLTGIAAWLPALFVADDGAYLAATALLLAPFSLLTAWLLHRMAGWRALAYAAAPPLVWYSFHNWDLLVVAATVAAFAAWHRGRWGGAGALLGIGASLKLWPGFFLAPLVLHRLRAGDRRGALLAGGAGVGSWAAVNVPFLVVNPAGWWAPYAFQKLRAADVTSNSIWHWGMPGLTLDQLNQLIPVLLGLSFVGALAWGWHRSRGAGGYPFLQVSAAMLCAFLLLNKAHSPQFALWLLPFFALVHIRLGWVLGYLALDTLFYVGLFRWFYDLSQGRDFGLAKQAVVLGVWGRAALLVLLFGLFLRAAAVARPAEQPSPAPSHGPSPSPSHGPNRGPSPSHGP from the coding sequence ATGCGACTCGACGCCCGCAGGTCCCTGGCGCTCGTCCTGCTCTCCTGCGCCCTGCTGACCCTGGCCGGGTACCTGCTCAAGGCGCAGTGCATCGGGGCGTACAACGAGCTGCGGGACAGCCACCTGTGCAGCAACGACATCCAGGTGCTCTACAGCGGCCGGGGCCTGGTTGACAAGCAGTTCCCGTACGTCGAGGGCGGGCTGGTCGACGGGCAGATCGTCGGCGGCACGCTGGAGTACCCCGTCCTCACGGGCATCGCGGCCTGGCTGCCGGCGCTGTTCGTCGCCGACGACGGTGCGTACCTCGCGGCGACCGCACTGCTGCTCGCGCCGTTCTCGCTGCTGACGGCCTGGCTGCTGCACCGGATGGCCGGGTGGCGCGCGCTGGCCTACGCCGCCGCACCGCCGCTGGTCTGGTACTCCTTCCACAACTGGGACCTGCTGGTGGTGGCCGCCACCGTCGCCGCCTTCGCCGCCTGGCACCGCGGGCGCTGGGGCGGGGCGGGGGCGCTGCTGGGGATCGGCGCCAGCCTCAAGCTCTGGCCCGGCTTCTTCCTCGCGCCGCTCGTCCTGCACCGGCTGCGTGCGGGCGACCGCCGGGGGGCGCTGCTGGCCGGCGGCGCAGGAGTCGGCAGCTGGGCGGCCGTCAACGTGCCCTTCCTGGTGGTCAACCCCGCCGGCTGGTGGGCGCCATATGCCTTCCAGAAGCTGCGTGCGGCCGACGTCACCAGCAACAGCATCTGGCACTGGGGGATGCCGGGTCTCACCTTGGATCAGCTCAACCAGCTGATCCCGGTCCTGCTCGGGCTGAGCTTCGTGGGCGCGCTGGCCTGGGGCTGGCACCGGAGCCGGGGTGCGGGCGGCTACCCGTTCCTGCAGGTGTCGGCGGCCATGCTCTGCGCCTTCCTGCTGCTGAACAAGGCGCACAGCCCGCAGTTCGCCCTGTGGCTGCTGCCGTTCTTCGCGCTGGTCCACATCCGGCTCGGCTGGGTGCTGGGCTACCTCGCGCTCGACACGCTGTTCTACGTCGGGCTGTTCCGCTGGTTCTACGACCTCTCGCAGGGTCGGGACTTCGGGCTGGCCAAGCAGGCCGTGGTGCTCGGCGTGTGGGGTCGCGCCGCGCTGCTCGTCCTGCTGTTCGGGCTGTTCCTGCGCGCCGCGGCGGTGGCCCGGCCGGCCGAGCAGCCATCGCCCGCGCCCAGCCACGGCCCCAGCCCCAGCCCCAGCCACGGCCCCAACCGCGGCCCCAGCCCCAGCCACGGCCCTTGA
- the rpsR gene encoding 30S ribosomal protein S18: protein MAKPPPRKLKKKVCQFCKDKVTYVDYKDTGTLRKYISDRGKIRASRVSGNCRQHQRDVAMAVKNSREMALLPYTSTAR from the coding sequence ATGGCCAAGCCACCGCCCCGCAAGCTGAAGAAGAAGGTCTGCCAGTTCTGCAAGGACAAGGTGACCTACGTCGACTACAAGGACACCGGCACCCTGCGCAAGTACATCTCGGACCGCGGCAAGATCCGGGCCAGCCGGGTCAGCGGGAACTGCCGGCAGCACCAGCGCGACGTCGCCATGGCTGTGAAGAACAGCCGGGAGATGGCGCTGCTGCCCTACACCTCGACGGCGCGCTGA
- a CDS encoding class I SAM-dependent methyltransferase, with protein MLPLPRPTAPSRPPSVLDPAEVLTDWMATAGEDDLQPRLLRLSDGRLLPLPVARWRGPVGRADESMLQRCVGPVLDVGCGPGRLTAALHARGTEVLGLELLPAVPVLAREADAPLLLGDVFGPLPRTGQWQTVLLADGNVGIGGDPVRLLRRVHALLGPGGQALCELHPDGDTAAGGRVRLEGLGATSAWFPWVLLGRSGLAAAAAAARLAVGDGWEEQGRQFAALTRM; from the coding sequence GTGCTGCCGTTGCCCCGCCCGACGGCACCGTCGCGGCCGCCCTCCGTGCTCGATCCGGCGGAGGTGCTGACGGACTGGATGGCCACGGCCGGCGAGGACGACCTCCAGCCCCGCCTGCTGCGGCTGTCCGACGGGCGGCTGCTCCCGCTGCCCGTCGCCCGCTGGCGCGGCCCGGTCGGGCGCGCCGACGAGTCGATGCTCCAGCGCTGCGTCGGCCCCGTGCTCGACGTCGGCTGCGGACCCGGCCGGTTGACCGCCGCGCTGCACGCCCGCGGCACCGAGGTGCTCGGTCTCGAGCTGCTCCCCGCGGTGCCGGTGCTGGCCAGGGAGGCCGACGCGCCGCTGCTGCTCGGTGACGTCTTCGGCCCGCTCCCTCGTACCGGCCAGTGGCAGACCGTGCTGCTGGCCGACGGCAACGTCGGCATCGGCGGTGACCCGGTCCGGTTGCTGCGCCGGGTACACGCCCTGCTCGGCCCCGGGGGACAGGCACTGTGCGAGCTGCACCCGGACGGTGACACGGCCGCCGGCGGTCGGGTTCGGCTGGAGGGGCTGGGCGCCACGAGCGCGTGGTTCCCCTGGGTCCTGCTCGGGCGTTCCGGGCTCGCCGCGGCCGCTGCCGCAGCCCGGCTCGCCGTCGGGGACGGCTGGGAGGAGCAGGGTCGGCAGTTCGCGGCGCTCACCAGGATGTGA
- a CDS encoding transglycosylase domain-containing protein, producing the protein MSRLSNVRWRRVLLLGSAGSLLGVATLIGVAYAVTDVPEPNESATATATRILFADRSEMGRVGEQNRIPVPLSEVPAGVQRAVLSAEDRDHYNNPGISPRGILRALFANVRGGGVEQGGSSITQQYAKNAFLTQDRTFTRKVKEVFIALKMSRTVDKDKVLEDYLNTIYFGRQASGIEVAAWTYFDRPAKQLSVAQGAVLAASIKSPATLDPEKHPEQAKARWAHVLDGMVAQGWLTPQERAAQVYPPVRKIGAGNRNNDLSGPKGHVITAVLEELGRRGFPEDKLSAGGLVVTTTIRKNAQQAAVSAVQEITGDKPGEEDLQGALVSVMPGTGEVFAYYGGAGGTGFDFAGQGVGRQPGSSFKPYVLATALEQEMSLRTRLNGNSPQEFPGRKEPVSNFGGRDHGRVDLIEATQKSINTAYYELGLEVGPSEVAELAHRAGIPEEVKLVSEDGVTNGGIALGGYEVHVIDQAVGFATFASGGIPVEPFLVKKVQDRSGDDVYNAEIRTGERAFSEDVAADAIYAMQAVVERGTGRGAQLKNGRPAAGKTGTSQLNRDAWFVGFTPQLSTAVWLGYAQPKTIRIDGIEATGGGFSSKIWKAYTDAALEGQPELDFPEPAWVGRGGSTGRDPAEKIERPRPQRTGDAPDESSPEPEQSVAPEPEPTQPPPPPPPPPPPPPPPILPPPQESQQPSPQQSEGPPPQEQTQGPAARSSPSPAPR; encoded by the coding sequence ATGTCCCGTCTGTCGAACGTCCGCTGGAGGCGTGTGCTGCTGCTGGGCAGCGCCGGCTCGCTGCTGGGTGTGGCCACCCTCATCGGCGTGGCCTACGCCGTCACCGACGTGCCGGAGCCGAACGAGAGCGCGACCGCCACCGCGACCCGGATCCTGTTCGCCGACCGTTCGGAGATGGGCCGCGTCGGCGAGCAGAACCGCATCCCGGTGCCGCTGTCCGAGGTCCCGGCGGGCGTGCAGCGTGCGGTGCTGTCGGCCGAGGACCGCGACCACTACAACAACCCCGGCATCAGCCCGCGTGGCATCCTGCGCGCGCTGTTCGCCAATGTCCGGGGCGGCGGCGTCGAGCAGGGCGGCTCGAGCATCACCCAGCAGTACGCCAAGAACGCCTTCTTGACCCAGGACCGGACCTTCACCCGGAAGGTGAAGGAGGTCTTCATCGCGCTGAAGATGAGCCGGACGGTCGACAAGGACAAGGTCCTCGAGGACTACCTGAACACGATCTACTTCGGCCGGCAGGCGTCCGGCATCGAGGTGGCGGCCTGGACCTACTTCGACCGCCCCGCCAAACAACTCTCGGTGGCACAGGGCGCGGTGCTGGCCGCGAGCATCAAGTCACCGGCCACCCTCGACCCCGAGAAGCACCCCGAGCAGGCCAAGGCGCGCTGGGCCCACGTGCTCGACGGGATGGTCGCGCAGGGATGGCTGACGCCGCAGGAGCGCGCCGCGCAGGTCTACCCGCCCGTCAGGAAGATCGGCGCGGGCAACCGCAACAACGACCTGTCCGGGCCCAAGGGCCACGTCATCACGGCCGTTCTGGAGGAGCTGGGGCGGCGGGGCTTCCCGGAGGACAAGCTCAGCGCCGGCGGACTGGTCGTCACGACGACCATCCGCAAGAACGCCCAGCAGGCCGCCGTCTCGGCGGTGCAGGAGATCACCGGGGACAAGCCGGGTGAGGAGGACCTGCAGGGCGCCCTGGTCTCGGTGATGCCCGGCACCGGGGAGGTCTTCGCCTATTACGGCGGCGCCGGCGGCACCGGCTTCGACTTCGCCGGCCAGGGCGTCGGTCGGCAGCCGGGCTCGTCGTTCAAGCCGTACGTCCTGGCCACCGCGCTGGAGCAGGAGATGAGCCTGCGTACCCGGCTGAACGGCAACAGCCCGCAGGAGTTCCCCGGTCGCAAGGAGCCGGTCAGCAACTTCGGCGGGCGGGACCACGGCCGGGTCGACCTGATCGAGGCGACGCAGAAGTCGATCAACACCGCCTACTACGAGCTGGGGCTCGAGGTGGGACCGTCCGAGGTGGCCGAGCTCGCGCACCGGGCCGGCATCCCGGAGGAGGTGAAGCTGGTCAGCGAGGACGGTGTCACCAACGGCGGGATCGCCCTCGGCGGCTACGAGGTGCACGTGATCGACCAGGCAGTCGGCTTCGCCACCTTCGCCAGCGGCGGCATCCCGGTCGAGCCGTTCCTGGTCAAGAAGGTCCAGGACCGCTCCGGCGACGACGTCTACAACGCCGAGATCCGGACCGGGGAGCGTGCCTTCAGCGAGGACGTCGCCGCCGACGCCATCTATGCGATGCAGGCCGTGGTGGAGCGGGGCACCGGCCGCGGCGCGCAGCTGAAGAACGGCCGGCCGGCGGCCGGCAAGACCGGCACCTCCCAGCTCAACCGGGACGCCTGGTTCGTCGGCTTCACCCCGCAGCTGTCGACGGCGGTGTGGCTCGGCTACGCGCAGCCCAAGACGATCCGGATCGACGGCATCGAGGCCACTGGCGGGGGCTTCTCCAGCAAGATCTGGAAGGCCTACACCGACGCCGCCCTCGAGGGTCAGCCCGAGCTGGACTTCCCCGAGCCGGCCTGGGTCGGCCGCGGTGGCAGCACCGGCCGGGACCCCGCAGAGAAGATCGAGCGGCCGCGTCCGCAGCGCACCGGCGACGCGCCCGACGAGAGCTCACCCGAGCCGGAGCAGAGTGTCGCGCCCGAGCCCGAGCCGACGCAGCCCCCGCCCCCGCCGCCCCCGCCGCCCCCGCCGCCTCCCCCGCCGATCCTGCCGCCGCCGCAGGAGAGCCAGCAGCCGTCGCCGCAGCAGAGCGAGGGCCCGCCGCCGCAGGAGCAGACGCAGGGCCCGGCGGCGCGGTCGAGCCCGAGCCCGGCCCCGCGCTGA